The nucleotide window tggtttcctcatctgtaaaagtgaagGGTCTCTCGGGCCCCTCCAGCCGTAGATTTCGCAGctcctttcctcaaggaactttcaGCCTGGCTATCCCTGGCACAGTCCTCAGAGGAAGAGACGGAGGATCATAGCAGGGAAGCGACTCGCTCAAGGTCCCACAGGCGGCAGAgctggaatctgaacccaggtcctctgactccagtgcCAGCCCTCCCACGTCCACCCCACAAGAGGGGCAAAGCTGTCATGAACGAGACCCCAGAGCCGGCTctggaggaaggaaatgaagaaatctGGATGGGGCTCCAATTCCTTAGCACCAAGAGAACTGGAGAGCGCCGCTGGCCTTGAGAGTCACACATCCTGGGTTCTAATACTGTCCCTGCtgcctgagtgaccctgggcgagtcacctCCCCTTGGCTTTCCCATCtgcatctgtgaaatggggacaagAAGCGGCGGGTGCCTCCCTTAGTGGCAGAGCCCTTCACAGCTTTATATGGCGTGATTGTTCCtcattgttcagccattttagGGTCCTCCCACTCTTCCTGAGCCCTTTGGGGATTTCCTGACAGAGAtaatggagcagtttgccatttccttctccagctcatttttcagatgaagaaactgaggccacttTGGTGCAGTGACTCTTCCAGGGTCAttcaactagtaagtgcctggaactggatttaaacttgggaagGTGATCCTTCCTGACTGCAGGATGGCACCTCTTCACTgccttattataatttttaaaccctcaccttccatcttagaattactactgtgtattgggtccaaggcagaagagtggtcagggctaggcagtgggggtcaagtgactttcccaggatcacccagctgggaagtgcctgaggccagatttgaactcgggaccttccatctctaggcctggagctctatctgcAGTTGCCTCagccttattaattattattggaACTGAGAGCTATAGAAATGGGAGCAGTTATTGTTCTCCACCCTCCAAGACCCCTTTAGGCAGCTGGGTGCCACAGTGCCAGACTTGGAGGTGGGAGGgcttggggttcaaatcctaccactgaCAATAGTAGGCTAAACTTGGAAGAGTCactttctcatttgtgaaatggaagGGTTTGGATGAGGCGACCAGAGATCCCTTTCAGGGTCCTATGATCCTGCCTGGGTGCCCCTGGGCCAACCCCCCACCcctattcctcagtttcccctctgtaaaatgggggtgttgGACTGGAAGGCCTCCCAGggcccttttctccctctcttactGTGATATCAGGTGATGAGAGTCTCCCCTCAGCTTAAAGTTAACAAATGCTTCCTCTGGAAATTCCATCCTTCCTTCAAGCCACCTCTTCCAggaaatcttcccagatttcttcaGCTGGAAGGCATCCTTCCCTGCAATTCCACTCCAATCCTCTTACAGCACATTGTCATTGCTTATTGGTGTGTGAGTCGTGGGCAGGGGCAGGATACCCGTCCTGGGCTGGTCGGGAGGTGATTGAGCAGGGCGTCGTGGAGAAGTTGGTGCCAGAGCTCAGTTCTGAAGATCTAAGAAGCaagagtgagaagggagggcaTTCCTGCAGGAGGCATGACCTGGGCAAAGGTTTGGAGAAAGGAGATTGCGCTCCCCTCCCCCATGTAAGCCAGTTTGGCTAGGCCACAGAAGAGAGTAAGGAAGGATGAGATAGGAAATATCCCTGTGggatgtttgttgaatgaattaaggCTGGGAatgtttgagctggaagggactttagagatggACCTGTGAgaccctcccattttacagagggggaaactgaggccaagggagggTTCCACCTCCCCCACTGAAGGAGGGGCCAGAGTctgttccctcccttctcccccacaTCAGAAATCtcaaacaaattatttattaagccccaATTTTCTCTGCAGCCCTGCAGATGGGGCATACAGTGGGTGCAGaatgaatgtttgctgaatgGCCGTTTGTGAATGAGGGTGGAAACATCTCACCTaatcttcctggcttccctggctctGAGCACGGAATTCTGCATACTGTAGGTGCTTAGTAAGTGCAGGATTCTGTATACTGCCAGCGCTTAATAAGTGCAAGTTGGAGTCGCAGCCCCAGGCCTataggaggtgggggtgggaggtagGAAGACAGATCTGATGCCGCCACTTCCTTTGGAGGCTCTAGGATAGGGATGTGGCCCGCAAAGTCCTCACGTGAGCATCATGTGGACCAAATGGCTGCTCTCACACAAGGTGTCAGAGCAGCCATTTTACAGGCGGTAAAACCGAGGTTCCGAGTTGGGGGCTTCAATTGGGCACCTCTGAGGGCTATTTccgccaccccacccccaccaccccatTGCTGTGGCGGTAATAATAGCGTCAGTGAACTTGCAAAGCCTTCCCCACCCTGAGGTCAGTGTTGCCCTCTGTCGGTGGCCCAGAGAGGCCAATTCACCTGctcgagggtcacacagcttcacATCCATGAAGCACCTGCAGGGGGCGGGGCACTCTAGTAGACACCCCCTCTCAGCCtccgagggcagatttgaacccaggcctcccgAGGCTCACCTGGCTCCTTGTAAATTCGAGGAAAGAGAACCAGAGCCTGAAGGGTCCCTTGTGTCACCCATCGGCAGcgccttcattcattcatttagtaaacgctgctgctgctcctcctctccctcctccctgctccctccccgccccccacctAAGCTGGCTTGTCGTCATCCTTGTAACTACGTAGGCCCCGGGAGGGGCTCTTGGTAAAGTACTTGCTCTGACGCCCTGATCTGGGCCGGGTGCCAGGGAGGCTTCTAGTGCCACCGTGTGGCCAGGAGGATCATCGCCGGCGGAAAGGAGCGAGGTTGGGGGCGGGGAGGACGGAAGGGGCATTTATCAAACACGTGCCTTGTCCGCCGGTTGGGGGGGGGGCGTGGCGTGTTAGGCGCGTGGAGCAAGACGCTGAGGGTTCCGGCTCAGAGGCTCGGCCTCGAAACCGAGGAAATCCTCGGACTCGGAGATGGAGGTCGGGGCTGAGATCCCCCGCTCCGCGGAGCCCTCACCCTCACCCTCACCCTCTTGAGAGAAGCTTCGATTTCCCTCTCGGGCCCCTTCCCGCTCATTTGAAGCTCAGGAAGGCGATGTCTCCCGGCCGAGGCTGGAGGGATGAGTCCTTAGTGATTCCAAGGACTCCCGGGGCTTCGAGGGTGGGGGCCCCGCTTTCTTAGCAAGAGGATGCAGGGGAAGGTGGCAGGGGCTCTgggtctgagcctcagtttgccgTGAGAGGCTCCGCGGGCCCTTCCAGCCACCTCTCTGCCGTGACATTCCCTGCTCTAAGGCCTCTTGGAGCCCAGgttctgggggagggagggatagtACTGGCCAGCGAAGGCCCTAGCGCTGCTGGAAGCAGGAGGCAGGTCCAGCCTCCCTCCCCATTGGCCCTAGCCCGAGACCCGGGGTGGGGGCCACATTCCTGGGACCGTTTATCTTTGACTTTGGAGCATGCTCAGAACTATGTGTTTGGCCAGGCTGCCCAGCCTTTGTGACGCCTGGTTGTTAGTCTTGCTCCTTCTCCAGGCCCTCCATAGCCTTTACAAACTATTTTTTTACAAGCATGGGACTTCGggtgaacccccccccccagcacctcaggttcctcttttgtaaaataaagggttggaaTTTCCGACCTCCAAAGCCCCTTCCAGCTTCCTTTGCCAGTTCTCTCTTCATTCTCCAGATTCTGGGCCTCTGtaccttcatctataaaatgagaggcttcTGAGCCCTGGCCCCCAGCCTCAGAACAGGGAACACTGTCTTAAGGACCATCTCGCTCCACCTttacatttcacaaatgagaatactgaggcccagggagtggCGGAGGCATGGCCTATGGTCAGGCATTGATTACAAACCTACTTGCTGTGCCAGCCCTGTCCTAAGTCCTAGACACACAAACAAAGCTCTCCAGCATGAAAACAACCAGGCAGAAATAAGATTCCCACAAGATTAATGGGGGCTGTTTCAGAAAGAAAGTCGCCAACATGAAGGAGGACTGGAAAAGAGTTCTTGCAGAAGCTGGGAAACCAGGAGGGAGAATCGAATAAGGAGAGCAGAcaaatgcctggagttgggaaataATGTACTTCATGTGAGGAtgaggtgtaagaagattggaagggaaggaggggattCAGGTTATGGAGGGCATTTTAAGgcaaaaaggattttatattcatCCTGGAGACAATAGTGAGCTGATGTGGTCAGTCTTGTGCTTTGGGAAGGTTAGTTTGAGCACTGAGtaaaggatggactggagtggggaggggagtttTTGGAATAGTCTGggaatgaggtgatgaggacctgcccCAGGGTACGGTGGTGGTAGAGGTAAGGAGATAAGAATAGGCTGTATTCAAGAGATGTCACTGTAGAATCCAGCCTTGGTGGCAGATGGGatgtgggggggaggagggatggAATGTTAgaaaggagttgaggatgataccCAGGTTGTGACCCTGGATGACTGGGAGGATGTTGGTGCCATTAGCTATTAGAGTGGaaggtttggggaaaaaagagaatgagttctgtttttaaGTTGAGTTTAAAAGGCCCCTGGGATACGGAGATGTCTGGGAGATGGGGCTCTGCAAGAGGCAGAGACTAGatctgagcccaggtcctctgactcagaGTACGGTCTGCTGTGCCGTACTGTCCTAAATCTGATGAATATAAGGCATCTGGATGTTCTCATCTCCATGTGCTGAGAGGCTTTGTTCTTAGTAGCCAGGTAGCCATCCATAAATGTAAAGGAACTGGCTTCTACTTCACAAAAGGCAGAAATGGCATTCGTTCAACATTTTCCAGATGTCTGTTATGGTTAAGGTTGGCCCTTCCAGGCACAGCTTCCCACAGAGGTCAGCTGAGCCTGGCAGCAGGGTATGGGGAGGTGGTGGTGTCAGGAGTCAGGGATATAAAGAATTCAGGTTTctcatctcccttcctcctcccttgtACTGCCTCCAACCCAATACTATCTTCTCTCAGGAAAAGGCTGAATATCTATAATAGGGCTGGTATTTTGTTTCCCCTCTCCCACCCAGTGACTATTCCTTTAGTAACttaaatttaaatcatttacatTCTTATAATCTACAAGTTAGTAACACATTTGTGTAACTTATAAGTTTGTAACTTGCATTTCAGTAACTAATACTTAGTAGCTGGCttctatttaatatttgtataatttataaGCTAGTAACTTATATTTGTGTAATTTAAAAGTTTGTAACTTATGCATTAGTACATTGGTGTAAGTAGTTAGTAACTTACATTCATGTAACTTACACTTAGTAAGTAGCTTACATTTGTAACTTACATTCATATGTAACTTACATTTGTATAATTTACATTTAGTAGCTGACATTCCTGTAACTTATAAATTTGTAACTTACATTCTGTGCGACTTACATAGTTGTACATTGGTATAACTAGtaactaacatttgtataatTTACATTTAGTGGTTTATATTCCTATAACTTACAAGTTAGTAGCTTACGTCTGTATAATTTacatttgtgtaacttaaaagtttaaCTTACATTTGTGAAATCAGCACTTAATAAGTTTCTGCTTTGTCCACAACACCAAGTCCTAGGCTTGCTCCCTCTCATGCATGTCCAAGTGGACTATTTCAGTCCATTCCAGGTCTTTCTGtttctactctcttctctttccaatctCTTCTCATATCCTGCTGGAAACAACTTCCTGATTCTCAGATGTCTCTATACCCCTCTGCTAAAAAATCTGCAATGGCTCATTATTTACAAGATAAGATTCAACCTTCTTTGCTGCTTAGCAACTTCAAGGACATTTGAAATCCAAATTTCCaacctacttttctttcttttttattagttttctttttttgctatgaACTTAATAGTCACTTACAATCACATGACATAGTGGGGGGGGGAACCACTGGCTttaggagtcagaagatctagggTCAAATCCCATCTCCAATGCTTACTACTTagatcaccttgggcaagtcacttgaccttcatcAGTCTCCTCTGGAAAATTAAGTTGTACTAAGTGGCTTCTTatgacccttccagctctgtgattTTGATTTACAATACTGTATCAGTCATTTCCAACTATTTGGaccccctttggagttttcttggcagagatgctggaatggtttgccattttcttttccagctcactttacaaatgaagaaacggaGTCAaatggggttaaagtgacttgcccagagtcacaagctagtaattgtctgaggctaaatttgaattcacatcttcctgcctccaagctcAGTGttcctatccactataccatctagctgccatgatgacaaagaagaaccaaaaagaaGATTGTAGCTAGAATCAATATCTTCTGGTTAGACACAAATTGTTTTTAACCAACCTGCCTTTCTGTCCTTGCCTGAaaccccttcctttctcctctctgattAGGCCAAAGTAGACTCTTTGCTGCCCTACCCCATACATGTCTCCATGCTTCCCACCCTTCTCCCACTGCCTAGAATGTCCTCCATTCCCCCTCCTAGCCTTAGAGTCCAACTTGACTATCACCTTCTTCAGGAAAACTTCCCTGTTGCACCGTAGTTGGTGAGGGCCTTTCCCCCAAGATTCCCCATGATATTTTGCTCCAATTGACACATGTATCATCTGATATGCTCATTAACTGGTATCATGCCCTGGTGTTGTCTTTCTTGGTGTCTGATCACCTATTCACCTCTAAGCTCCTGTCTTACCTAAAGTCACCCAGTGCCCATCCTAGAGGCCTCTCATGCTATGGAACGGAATGGAGCTGGAAGTCGGGATGTGATATGGAATTaggaaatctagcctcagacactcctagccATGTAACCTTGAGCGAGTCActtctatctacctcagtttcttcatctgtaaaatggagacaataatcctacccacttcccagggtcattgtgaggatctaatgagagaCAAAGGTTTTGCAAATCTTGAAGCTCCGTAGAAATACCATTATGACTGTTGCTCCAGGGAGGGCCAGATGAGCGTGCATgcggggagaagggaggaggaggaggaggaggaggagcagcccAGGCTTTGTGAAATCAGccagggagggatggagggagggagggagggaggcctgGCTCTTCCACCAGAGGGCAGCAGAGAGCCAGGGGAGGCAGGCCCCCTTTCTGCCATCCCCAGGTCCCAGCCTAAGTCATCTTCTCCCAggctctgcctctgcctctctctaaCTTTCCTTTTTAGTAAGtaactcttttttccattttagaatcaatatcgtgtattggttctaaggcaaaagagcggtaagggctaggcaatgggggtgaagtgacttgcccagggtcacacagctggtcagatttgaacccaggacctctcctctctaggcctggctctctatttactgagccccCCCGGCCACCCTCCgccctccatccctctcttttGGGCAGGGGTTAGAGGCCCAAAGAAGCAGAGCCGGCCTCCTGCCTCCTGGTCCGGCCCCAGGTGGGCTTCTCACCTTTCCCCTCCCTGCTCCCGCCCCTACAGGCCCGTGCCCAGGCCGAGGCCTTGCGCATCGGCGACGTCCACTTCTCGGTCAAGCCCGGCTCCAGCGCGACGTCCCCTAAGCTGCACTCCAGCGCCGCGGTGCATCGGCTCAAGAAGGACATCCGTCGCTGCCACCGTATGTCGCGCCGCCCTCTGCCCCGGCCGGACCCCCAGAGCAGCGGGGGGCCGGGGGCCGGCCCGGGCATGAGGCCTCCCATCTCGCCCTTCTCGGAGACGGTGAGGATCATCAACCGCAAGGTGAAGCCGCGGGAGCCCAAGCGCAGCCGCATCATCCTCAACCTGAAAGTCATCGACAAGAGCGCCAAGGGCTCAgcaggcggcggcggcggcgcggGCGGGGGGCCCCTGGCTCGCCCCAAGATCCCCTCCCGGAACCGAGTCATCGGCAAGAGCAAGAAGTTCAGCGAGAGCGTCCTGCGCACGCAGCTCCGCCACATGAAGTTCGGGGCTTTCTCCATCTACAACAAGCCCCCGGCCGGCCCCGCCGCGCCCCCGCTGCCAGCCGGAAAGCCGGAGGCCGGCTCCTCCCAGGGCTCCGCCCCGCCCCCCCGGGGGCTCATCCTGGGCGCCGCCCCCTACGACGTCCGCAGCTCGGGCTCCTCAGGGTGCCCCTCGCCGACGCCCCACTCCTCCTCCGACCCCGACGACTCGCCCCCCAAGCTTCTCCCGGAGACCCTGAGCCCGGCGGTCCCCGACTGGCGCGAGTCCGAGGTCCTCGACCTGTCCATCCCGCCTGAGTCTGCGGCGACCAGCAAGCGGGCGCCCCCTGGCGGCGGGGACGGGGGCCACACGCCCCCGTCATCCTCGCCCCCCGGCTCCTCTTCCGACCCCGAGCAGGAGGCCGGGGACTGGCGCCCCGAGATGTCGCCCTGCTCCAACGTGGTAGTCACGGATGTCACCAGCAACCTTCTGACCGTCACCATCAAGGAGTTCTGCAACCCGGAGGATTTTGAGAAGGTGGCTCAGGGAGCCGCGGGggcggggccggggccggggaaCGGCGGGGGGAGCAAGTGAAAGGAGTCCGTGGTCTCCACCCCGAGGGGCAGTGGAGGGCTGGCCGGCACAGCTTGGGGATCCCCTCTAGTGCCCTTCATTCTCCcgcctcttccccctcccctgcctCCCGGCCTGCCTTTTGCTGATTTCATTTGGCTTACAGGCACCCCAGTTCTCTCTGAGGCCCCCTACCCAAGAAGGGGCGGGGCTGCCTGAGCTGAGAGAGAGAGCCCCGGACTGTGTgggaaggaggggggaagaggggtgTCTGAGGGTGAGGGTCCCGCCTCTTCCCTGCTCTTCCCGGCTCCTTGCTCCTGCCTTCCCCATCAGTCTGACCCACCTGGGCCCCATCCCGCACAGCTGCCGCCCCCTAGCTTCTTACCACTCGTTTGGCAGCACAGGGAACCCAGGCAGCAAAGCTGGTACCCTGACAGCACCCTCCCCTGTCTTCTGGGTCTCCCTCGCctgccccacacacacacacacaccgggACCGTACCCAGAGCTCACGGCTATTCACTCTCGGTGCTAAATTGGCAGCTGAAGGGGTGCTCTGGAGACCTCTCCACTCCCCAGACTGGGTGCTAACTCCGTCCTCTTTGCCCCCCTCCGCTCCTAGATTTGGGAATGGGGGGCTTCTTCCTGCCCATCTGGGGTCCCACCTCTTCGTGTCCCCAGACCGGGCAGCTGTTGGGCCCTGTGAGGCAGGGACACCCCCTCAGCCCCTGGCCTGCCGTCCATCCAGACCAGGCAGACAGCCCTCCTAGTGGCCAGCCTCCTCTTGATCTCCTGCCAGCCCTCCTCCTTCCTGAACCCCCTTGGGGAGATGGGCTGGGGGGTCCCCCTCCCCTCACCTCCAAAGACACCCAGGATTCCAAGTGGGCCCCCAGAGTTCAACCAAAGGTGCTAGCAGAGCCCGCTGGGGACACTGTCCTTCCTGCGTGTGTCTATCGCATTTTGGCGTGTATGtgcctgtgtgtgtatgtgtgtgctgtGGGGGTGTGGCCCCTTCCTGGTCCCCCATCCTTCCCCTTGCCACCCCTCACACCCCTCTCTTGGTGCTCCAGTGTCTCTGGGGGCAGAAGCCTGTTCCTCATTTCCACCTTTCCTTCATTGGCTGCAAGAGCAGTTATTGGGCTTCCTGTCCAGAGCAATTCTTCCAGCATCCCCATGGGGGGTTCCGGGGCCCTGAGATCTCAGTCTTACAGTCGGGTTCTCATGCGGGCTGGGTGCCTGGCCACAACATCAGGGCCTTTTCCTTGCTCTGGGCCTGGGGGACCTCCAGAGCTGGCCACAGAGTGTGGTCTCCTGCCTTTGAGGAAGGAGACCCCAAACCTTCACTGTCCCCTGCCCGGCTTGCCCCCCATTCCTCATGGGCAGGAACAGACCCTGGGGCCTTCCTCCTCTTGCAGATGACTTATCTGAGGCTGAGGCTCCCAGGAAGGGGGAGCTGGCAAAGGGGTGCCAGggttttttccagattatacgCTGTTCTCGTTAGTGGGTAGCTGTTTGGGGGAGTAGATGCAGCTCATCCGAGAGAGCTCTTGCTTGATcctgtgtgtgtgcgcgtgtgtgtccTTGCACACATTGTTTTGTGggtctgtctgtgtgtgtattaTGGGGAGTAGAGGGTGGGTAGGAGTAGAGTGACTCCAGAAATCAGAGAGGCGGAAAGAGAACCCCAATAGGAAACTcatctgtcccctcccttgggaCCATCCCTGTTGCGCCCC belongs to Gracilinanus agilis isolate LMUSP501 chromosome 5, AgileGrace, whole genome shotgun sequence and includes:
- the CBX6 gene encoding chromobox protein homolog 6 isoform X1, whose protein sequence is MELSAVGERVFAAESIIKRRIRKGRIEYLVKWKGWAIKYSTWEPEENILDSRLIAAFEQKERERELYGPKKRGPKPKTFLLKARAQAEALRIGDVHFSVKPGSSATSPKLHSSAAVHRLKKDIRRCHRMSRRPLPRPDPQSSGGPGAGPGMRPPISPFSETVRIINRKVKPREPKRSRIILNLKVIDKSAKGSAGGGGGAGGGPLARPKIPSRNRVIGKSKKFSESVLRTQLRHMKFGAFSIYNKPPAGPAAPPLPAGKPEAGSSQGSAPPPRGLILGAAPYDVRSSGSSGCPSPTPHSSSDPDDSPPKLLPETLSPAVPDWRESEVLDLSIPPESAATSKRAPPGGGDGGHTPPSSSPPGSSSDPEQEAGDWRPEMSPCSNVVVTDVTSNLLTVTIKEFCNPEDFEKVAQGAAGAGPGPGNGGGSK
- the CBX6 gene encoding chromobox protein homolog 6 isoform X2, which produces MELSAVGERVFAAESIIKRRIRKGRIEYLVKWKGWAIKYSTWEPEENILDSRLIAAFEQKERERELYGPKKRGPKPKTFLLKPGSSATSPKLHSSAAVHRLKKDIRRCHRMSRRPLPRPDPQSSGGPGAGPGMRPPISPFSETVRIINRKVKPREPKRSRIILNLKVIDKSAKGSAGGGGGAGGGPLARPKIPSRNRVIGKSKKFSESVLRTQLRHMKFGAFSIYNKPPAGPAAPPLPAGKPEAGSSQGSAPPPRGLILGAAPYDVRSSGSSGCPSPTPHSSSDPDDSPPKLLPETLSPAVPDWRESEVLDLSIPPESAATSKRAPPGGGDGGHTPPSSSPPGSSSDPEQEAGDWRPEMSPCSNVVVTDVTSNLLTVTIKEFCNPEDFEKVAQGAAGAGPGPGNGGGSK